Proteins from one Vibrio pomeroyi genomic window:
- a CDS encoding amino acid ABC transporter permease — protein sequence MSSTSALSTPKPNLHTKPWYQRLNLLDGVLFAIICAFAGWLYYRSAVGINYQWRWEDAFTLIFIPPSQGSIPYFFKGLVATLRLSLWSMVLALSFGTLLGVARHSKIALFKTPALLFIQLVRNIPPLVFVFIFYFFVSNQLIPLLGLETLLREHNGEINAIQDFLFGPANLWENLASGVICIGLLSSAYIAEVIRAGLESIPKGQWEAADSLGLSAFSKYRYVVGPQVLTAITPPLAGQAISLVKDTSIVSLISIQEMTFVGTEMANSSGLIFEIWLIVGAVYFALCFTLSRIFKVIEQRSSVYLNR from the coding sequence GTGAGTAGTACTAGCGCATTATCAACGCCCAAGCCCAACCTTCACACGAAGCCTTGGTATCAACGCCTCAATCTATTAGATGGAGTGTTGTTTGCCATCATTTGTGCGTTCGCAGGTTGGCTGTATTATCGCTCTGCTGTCGGTATTAACTATCAGTGGCGATGGGAAGACGCGTTCACGTTAATCTTCATTCCACCTTCTCAAGGCAGTATTCCTTATTTCTTCAAAGGCTTGGTCGCAACATTGCGTTTGAGCTTATGGAGCATGGTGTTAGCGCTCTCTTTCGGCACACTGTTAGGGGTAGCAAGACACTCTAAGATCGCTTTATTCAAAACACCGGCGCTGCTTTTCATCCAGTTGGTTCGAAATATCCCACCATTGGTGTTTGTGTTTATCTTTTACTTCTTTGTGTCTAACCAGTTGATCCCTTTGCTCGGTTTAGAAACCCTTCTACGTGAACACAATGGTGAAATTAACGCTATTCAAGATTTCCTCTTCGGGCCTGCAAACCTATGGGAAAACTTAGCCTCTGGCGTTATCTGTATTGGCCTGCTCTCTTCCGCTTATATCGCTGAGGTTATCCGAGCTGGCTTAGAAAGCATTCCTAAAGGCCAATGGGAAGCAGCTGATTCACTAGGGTTGTCTGCATTCTCTAAGTATCGATATGTGGTTGGCCCACAGGTATTAACCGCGATTACACCACCTTTAGCGGGTCAGGCAATTTCTCTAGTAAAAGATACCTCGATTGTGTCGCTGATTTCGATTCAAGAGATGACGTTTGTTGGCACTGAAATGGCAAACTCTTCCGGTTTGATCTTCGAGATCTGGCTGATTGTTGGCGCGGTTTACTTTGCGTTATGTTTCACCCTTTCACGTATTTTCAAAGTCATTGAACAACGATCGAGTGTTTATCTTAACCGCTAG
- a CDS encoding transporter substrate-binding domain-containing protein, whose product MKLFKTAITALLALAVSLPALASETPNLDKINERGSLRVGMSTFVPWAMRNKQGDLVGFEIDVAKRLAEDSGWKVEFVPTAWDGIIPSLLSNKFDVIIGGMSITEARAKSVLFTEPYSHSGVQLAANKELAEGFTQISDFDSRRVKIAARRGAFTVQVARETFPKAKVLQFDDDAQAFQEVLNGNAHAVIASSPKPEHEAIKNADTLFIPFEERLSKGNEAFAVRLGETDKTEFFNEWIKARTEDGWLKERYEYWFSTLDWQDQIAQGQ is encoded by the coding sequence ATGAAGCTCTTTAAAACCGCAATTACAGCTCTACTTGCGCTTGCCGTAAGTTTGCCTGCACTTGCTTCTGAAACGCCTAACCTAGATAAAATCAACGAACGTGGCTCTCTGCGTGTTGGTATGTCGACTTTTGTACCTTGGGCGATGCGTAACAAACAAGGTGATCTTGTTGGCTTTGAAATCGATGTGGCAAAACGCCTAGCTGAAGATTCAGGCTGGAAAGTTGAGTTCGTACCGACGGCGTGGGATGGCATTATTCCTTCTCTACTCTCGAACAAGTTTGATGTAATCATCGGCGGTATGTCTATCACTGAAGCACGAGCTAAAAGCGTTCTGTTCACTGAACCTTACTCTCATTCAGGCGTTCAACTCGCAGCGAATAAAGAGCTAGCTGAAGGCTTTACTCAGATCTCTGATTTCGATTCTCGTCGTGTGAAAATTGCAGCGCGTCGCGGCGCATTCACGGTTCAAGTGGCTCGTGAAACTTTCCCGAAAGCAAAAGTACTTCAGTTCGATGACGATGCTCAAGCGTTCCAAGAAGTGCTAAACGGCAATGCACACGCGGTTATCGCCTCTAGCCCGAAACCAGAGCACGAAGCGATCAAAAACGCAGACACGCTATTCATTCCATTTGAAGAGCGCCTGTCAAAAGGTAACGAAGCATTTGCTGTGCGCCTTGGTGAAACAGACAAAACTGAGTTTTTCAACGAGTGGATCAAAGCACGTACTGAAGACGGTTGGTTGAAAGAGCGTTACGAGTACTGGTTCTCTACTCTAGATTGGCAAGACCAGATTGCTCAAGGTCAATAA
- a CDS encoding LysE family translocator, translating to MEWLSLAVLGLLIVISPGADFVLVLKNSVNQGRQAGIWTAIGVSLAICVHISYSMLGISYLISQNEQLFDIIRYAGAAYLIYLGTKGILSADSKLAPMEGTTQNISIWRYLAQGFLCNVLNPKTMLFFLSIFSQVISPDAANQHVALGYGLYMIVLHGLWLGIVAMLFTSNTLQKHLLKAKKKLNQACGVGLVTFGALLAVKS from the coding sequence ATGGAGTGGTTAAGCTTAGCGGTGTTAGGACTATTGATTGTCATAAGCCCAGGAGCTGATTTCGTTTTGGTTTTGAAGAACAGCGTTAATCAAGGAAGACAAGCCGGTATTTGGACTGCAATAGGTGTCAGCCTAGCGATTTGTGTTCACATCAGTTATTCGATGCTAGGCATTAGTTACTTAATCTCACAGAATGAGCAGCTTTTCGACATCATTCGATACGCAGGGGCCGCTTACCTTATTTACCTCGGCACAAAAGGCATCCTAAGCGCAGACAGCAAACTCGCACCTATGGAAGGAACGACGCAAAACATCAGTATCTGGCGCTACTTAGCCCAAGGCTTTTTGTGTAACGTACTCAACCCAAAAACCATGTTGTTCTTCTTGAGTATCTTCAGCCAAGTGATCTCACCTGACGCTGCAAACCAACATGTCGCACTCGGTTATGGGCTTTACATGATTGTTCTTCACGGCTTGTGGCTCGGAATTGTCGCAATGTTATTTACTTCAAATACGTTGCAAAAACACTTGTTGAAAGCCAAGAAGAAGCTCAATCAAGCATGTGGAGTTGGATTGGTAACATTCGGAGCGTTGTTGGCGGTTAAGTCTTAA
- a CDS encoding AraC family transcriptional regulator: MIIIRKHDRVVVYKCTDDLLMRKRIAVMRKGQMGEVASEQTKLAETAITGRVELNKKAVLTKKVALTKKLEQTEKQIIVTQGQTKQTSLAEGKFLSYQYNDQIFVHGGRCIELVDSNIVSTAHSAILITILLEGKLTFGYDDLEFDLDASNGPQGVVVNLAKPANFRRSLIQDNKMNKINILVKPQWVKPRLSDHCSSKSFLDSHKAFYDVQFNADIIQLANTLTSQATPTNFQDKLVVETLTQQLLAQTLSQMPIQCCKECASEDINPSPNGTDQNVGFDQNDNQVSAEKGFDAKIEDIISYIEINLDKPLSLESIAGRFSMSISNLQRRFKQSYNLTINGYIRHRRLDIARQHLERGLVSITEAAYEAGYQHPSNFTSAFKKAFGVPPHALAKHSASRGS, from the coding sequence ATGATAATAATTCGCAAACATGATAGAGTTGTAGTTTATAAATGCACAGATGATTTGCTTATGCGAAAACGCATAGCTGTTATGAGGAAAGGTCAAATGGGTGAAGTAGCGTCAGAGCAAACTAAACTTGCCGAAACGGCTATAACTGGAAGAGTCGAGTTAAACAAGAAAGCTGTGTTAACGAAAAAAGTCGCTCTAACCAAAAAGCTAGAACAGACTGAAAAGCAGATCATTGTGACACAAGGTCAAACCAAGCAGACCTCGCTTGCTGAAGGTAAATTCCTTTCTTATCAATACAATGACCAAATTTTTGTGCATGGCGGCCGCTGTATTGAATTGGTCGACAGCAATATTGTATCGACGGCCCACTCCGCAATCTTGATTACCATTCTTCTCGAAGGGAAACTCACCTTTGGCTACGACGATCTTGAGTTCGATCTCGATGCCAGTAATGGGCCGCAAGGCGTGGTAGTCAACTTAGCTAAACCTGCCAACTTTAGGCGCTCGTTGATTCAAGATAATAAGATGAATAAGATCAATATCTTGGTTAAGCCACAATGGGTAAAACCACGTTTAAGTGACCACTGTTCAAGCAAATCATTCTTAGATTCACACAAGGCGTTTTACGATGTGCAGTTTAACGCTGACATCATTCAACTCGCCAATACACTCACTAGCCAAGCGACACCGACCAACTTCCAAGATAAGCTTGTCGTAGAGACGTTAACCCAGCAGTTACTAGCTCAAACCTTGTCGCAGATGCCGATTCAATGTTGCAAAGAGTGCGCATCTGAGGACATTAACCCTAGTCCAAACGGCACGGATCAGAACGTTGGCTTTGACCAAAACGATAACCAAGTTTCGGCTGAAAAAGGGTTCGACGCTAAGATAGAAGACATCATCAGCTACATTGAAATCAACTTGGATAAACCACTCAGCCTTGAAAGCATCGCAGGTCGATTCTCAATGAGTATCTCTAACTTACAACGCCGCTTTAAACAATCTTACAACCTGACGATCAACGGTTATATCCGACACCGACGCTTAGATATAGCGCGCCAACATTTAGAACGAGGCTTGGTATCAATCACCGAAGCCGCCTATGAAGCGGGTTATCAACACCCTTCAAACTTCACCAGTGCATTTAAGAAAGCATTTGGTGTTCCGCCTCATGCACTTGCTAAACATTCTGCATCAAGAGGCAGCTAG
- a CDS encoding TonB-dependent siderophore receptor translates to MESPVSSTIKLSTLCIAIASAFSSPVMAEESTSHFDEVVVWGTKVSSNTESIIADDMSLKQADHMSDLLREIPGVDVGGTHSVNQRITIRGLSETDLDIRLDGASQHANMFHHIGNLTLNPDILKSADIQVGNNSVTQNGLGGSVLFETKDAKDLLRYDESFGARVYGGYATNASQQGSLTVYGLLSDNVDAMLYSHYMSRDDFKDGDGNETFGSEGDVYNILGKIGFEPSDLHRFELSYDLYRDSGDYSPRPDMSGGANEGLSNDILIPTDYDRDTITASYELRGESHKGNVTLYNTETEIQRDESVMAPRWPSNRLSNNTAKNQNFGLNAKFQSDYRLMSFDNIATYGFDYMDKSSSSYYGSSKFMDESAISTALFVEDQFYFTQAFSITAGVRFDDYQRKAETGNDDFDDVTWSLATQWDVTQDWTLFASTRSLFKGPELMETFIAYQDVAYLADDIKAETGQNTQGGVRFDKRIDDHFVGANLTVFQTDIDDYITEEYQAASQSYLIYNLGDVEIKGFEASLSYGYEMFNSKLSYARSDTKNKDTGGAVAGGNGRSIDMGDSITLTLDYQSEALETIFGWNSMFVKDEDNVFDGQPIKEGYDVHNLYAQWVPSNVDGLSVTFGVDNVFDEQYSSHASRSGTARGFTLDDYEPGRNYKLSAAYQF, encoded by the coding sequence ATGGAAAGCCCAGTCAGCTCAACAATCAAGCTTTCAACCCTCTGTATTGCTATAGCCAGCGCGTTTAGCAGCCCTGTGATGGCAGAAGAGAGCACATCGCACTTTGATGAAGTCGTGGTGTGGGGAACGAAGGTATCCAGTAACACCGAATCTATCATTGCCGATGACATGTCACTTAAACAAGCAGACCATATGTCGGATTTACTGCGTGAAATTCCCGGTGTTGATGTTGGGGGAACGCACTCGGTCAACCAACGAATTACCATCCGTGGCTTAAGCGAAACTGACTTAGATATTCGACTCGACGGTGCTTCTCAGCACGCGAACATGTTCCACCATATTGGTAACCTCACTCTTAACCCAGACATTTTGAAATCGGCTGATATCCAAGTGGGTAATAACTCGGTCACGCAAAATGGGTTAGGCGGTTCCGTGCTGTTTGAAACCAAAGACGCAAAAGACCTGCTTCGTTATGACGAGAGCTTTGGCGCTCGTGTTTATGGTGGCTATGCCACCAACGCAAGCCAGCAAGGTTCATTAACTGTGTATGGTTTATTGTCGGATAACGTCGATGCCATGCTCTACAGCCACTACATGAGCCGTGATGATTTTAAAGACGGTGATGGAAATGAAACCTTTGGTTCAGAAGGGGATGTATACAACATTCTCGGTAAGATTGGTTTCGAGCCGAGTGACTTACACCGTTTTGAGCTCTCTTATGATCTCTACCGTGATAGTGGCGATTACAGTCCGCGTCCAGATATGTCAGGTGGTGCGAATGAAGGCTTGTCTAACGATATTCTCATTCCTACCGATTATGACCGTGACACAATAACGGCTAGCTATGAGCTACGAGGTGAAAGTCATAAGGGTAACGTTACTCTGTATAACACAGAGACCGAAATTCAGCGTGATGAAAGCGTTATGGCACCACGTTGGCCATCGAATCGCTTGTCTAACAACACTGCGAAGAACCAAAACTTTGGCTTGAATGCTAAGTTCCAATCGGACTACCGATTAATGTCGTTTGATAACATCGCGACCTATGGCTTTGACTACATGGACAAGTCATCGAGCAGCTATTACGGCAGCAGTAAGTTTATGGACGAGTCAGCAATTTCTACCGCACTTTTTGTTGAAGACCAGTTCTACTTTACTCAAGCTTTTTCTATCACCGCAGGTGTGCGCTTTGATGATTACCAGCGTAAAGCTGAGACAGGAAACGACGACTTTGACGACGTAACGTGGTCATTGGCAACACAATGGGATGTGACTCAAGATTGGACCTTATTTGCGAGCACGCGCTCGTTGTTCAAAGGCCCAGAGTTGATGGAAACCTTTATTGCTTACCAAGACGTCGCGTATCTGGCGGACGATATCAAAGCTGAAACAGGGCAGAACACACAAGGTGGCGTGCGTTTTGATAAGCGTATCGATGATCATTTCGTTGGTGCTAACCTAACCGTGTTCCAAACCGATATTGATGATTACATTACTGAAGAGTACCAGGCTGCAAGCCAGAGTTACTTGATTTACAACTTGGGTGATGTCGAGATTAAAGGCTTCGAGGCAAGCTTGTCTTACGGCTACGAGATGTTTAACAGTAAGCTGTCTTATGCGCGTTCAGATACTAAGAACAAAGACACAGGCGGCGCTGTCGCGGGTGGCAATGGTCGCAGTATTGATATGGGTGACAGCATCACGTTGACTCTGGATTATCAGTCTGAAGCGCTTGAAACGATCTTTGGGTGGAACTCGATGTTTGTTAAAGACGAAGACAATGTATTCGATGGTCAGCCAATTAAAGAAGGTTACGACGTACATAACCTTTACGCTCAATGGGTGCCATCAAATGTTGACGGACTGTCTGTTACCTTTGGTGTCGACAACGTGTTTGATGAGCAATACTCCTCACACGCATCTCGTTCAGGCACAGCCAGAGGCTTTACCTTGGATGACTATGAACCTGGCCGTAACTACAAGCTTTCTGCCGCTTATCAGTTCTAG
- a CDS encoding VirK/YbjX family protein: MQNFRQIVELSNVVHPNTKGLTRIKKNMRFTLWGVMNPKIIHKVRQLKEKNNLSNLLEQNPKIFEKPLKPFICVGIKPKARASLLHSHFEILEQTFGSNTVHLHLSNVELLTFSDRNGDEFRIETFSGESREGSLGIRLVEANTGLTIYSVTFNVSDNNGGRTMHIGCLQGTNKRIANSQEKTKELTRSLHGLRPKSLMVELAIMFANYMKIDEILAVSNKGHIYQAIRYIGSKRGSITFDYDTLWTENGGALVDKHWFFLPIKPIRKDTDALKKTKRRLYTKRYDWIKQTEEQIISRLNEIKSTPKFH, translated from the coding sequence GTGCAAAACTTTCGTCAAATCGTTGAGCTTTCAAATGTTGTACACCCAAATACCAAAGGTTTAACCCGAATCAAGAAAAATATGCGTTTTACACTATGGGGCGTTATGAACCCAAAGATCATTCACAAGGTGCGTCAGCTTAAAGAGAAAAACAACCTATCAAACCTGTTAGAGCAGAATCCCAAAATCTTTGAAAAGCCGTTAAAACCATTTATCTGTGTTGGCATCAAGCCTAAAGCACGAGCTTCGTTACTGCATTCTCACTTCGAAATTTTAGAACAAACATTTGGTTCAAATACAGTGCATTTGCACCTTTCTAACGTAGAACTTCTAACCTTTTCAGACAGGAATGGAGATGAGTTCAGAATTGAGACTTTCTCGGGGGAGTCTCGTGAAGGCTCCCTGGGGATCAGACTCGTCGAGGCCAATACCGGGCTGACTATTTACTCGGTCACCTTTAATGTCTCTGATAACAATGGGGGTCGAACCATGCACATCGGCTGTCTACAAGGTACAAACAAGCGTATTGCCAACAGCCAAGAGAAGACCAAAGAACTGACGCGTTCATTGCACGGACTAAGACCGAAGTCACTCATGGTTGAACTTGCAATTATGTTTGCTAATTATATGAAAATTGATGAAATTTTAGCTGTTTCGAATAAAGGTCATATCTACCAAGCGATACGCTATATCGGTTCTAAACGTGGATCTATAACTTTTGATTACGACACGTTGTGGACTGAAAATGGCGGAGCTTTGGTCGATAAACATTGGTTTTTCTTGCCCATTAAGCCTATTCGTAAAGATACCGACGCACTAAAAAAGACTAAACGCCGCTTGTACACAAAACGCTATGACTGGATCAAGCAAACTGAAGAGCAGATCATATCTCGGTTAAACGAAATCAAATCTACTCCCAAGTTCCATTAA
- a CDS encoding ADP-ribosylglycohydrolase family protein, whose translation MDNHKERAFYAVVGALVGDAASMGLHWLYDQERILHVAGFEPEFRSPNQFDYQDKGYFAHQGKTAGDQSQYGAQLLAMVDSLVDNQHYDEASYIKHFRFWFDFGGSWQGYIDKATRMSLLNIHQLELADAPITACGADDTQLPAVSKLIPLVACTYTSHTLPAMVESAVRVTNNNDKAVEWAQAITLLIQAAIQGNSPLQSVEMVRQTCSKFIHDQIDAALAEPELSITDAAKKFGLHCELSAAFPLLIRIIAGAQSFKQGIRDNILCGGDSCGRAIVIGAVLAACFYEEDGAIPTEWLNQVELNGGVLSLPIE comes from the coding sequence ATGGACAATCATAAAGAAAGAGCTTTTTACGCCGTTGTTGGCGCATTGGTTGGAGACGCCGCTTCCATGGGGCTGCATTGGTTGTATGACCAAGAGAGGATCTTACATGTGGCGGGCTTTGAACCAGAATTTCGCTCACCCAACCAGTTCGATTATCAAGACAAAGGCTACTTTGCCCACCAAGGAAAAACCGCTGGCGATCAATCGCAATACGGTGCTCAGTTATTGGCGATGGTCGATAGCCTAGTCGACAATCAACACTACGACGAAGCGAGTTACATTAAGCACTTCCGTTTCTGGTTTGATTTTGGTGGCAGTTGGCAAGGTTACATTGATAAGGCGACTCGTATGAGCTTGCTGAACATACATCAACTAGAGCTAGCAGATGCTCCAATCACAGCTTGTGGCGCTGATGACACCCAATTACCTGCGGTTTCAAAGCTTATTCCTTTGGTGGCATGTACCTACACTTCTCACACCTTACCGGCTATGGTCGAGAGTGCGGTTCGAGTCACTAACAATAATGATAAAGCGGTAGAGTGGGCACAAGCTATTACTCTACTGATTCAAGCCGCGATACAAGGTAATTCTCCACTTCAATCGGTAGAAATGGTACGACAAACCTGCAGTAAGTTTATACACGATCAAATCGATGCAGCCCTCGCAGAGCCTGAGCTTTCAATAACAGATGCCGCGAAAAAGTTCGGATTACATTGTGAATTGAGTGCCGCGTTCCCGCTGCTGATTCGCATTATTGCTGGCGCTCAGAGCTTTAAACAAGGCATTCGAGACAATATCTTATGTGGTGGTGATAGTTGTGGACGTGCAATTGTGATTGGCGCGGTATTAGCGGCTTGCTTCTATGAAGAAGACGGAGCGATTCCAACAGAATGGCTAAACCAAGTCGAACTCAATGGTGGTGTATTGTCTCTGCCAATTGAATAG
- a CDS encoding DUF1501 domain-containing protein, protein MKKTNGSQSMKSPSDEPHDHSLQSINRRQFMGMAAAVGVSAMLPFPSFAKTRSDNIFVWISLRGAMDGLNVVVPHADPDYADLRPNIGLKPDQLLKLDSFFGLHPSLKSCHQWYENKELSFVHACSTAYRERSHFDGQKILENGTSDPFNTEGWLNRLLTLSSEQYDGIAIDSGLPLIMQGESTVASWYPNRLKTRDKQTELLEELFQSDQMLSANFESVMKIDELVGDQGVGKQFKSLMSKTGDILSADNGPNIAALELGGWDTHANQGSVNGRLSNQLKTLDAGLAALKESLGSRWNNTVIIAASEFGRTAKENGTKGTDHGTGNVMLVAGGAMANKDSSISSSSESGGRVIANWPGLSQGNLYQGRDLKPTTDMRGVIKGVLNQHLSIEEKQLDTIFPDSEMVKPLEII, encoded by the coding sequence ATGAAAAAGACAAACGGTTCGCAGAGTATGAAGTCGCCGAGTGATGAGCCACACGATCACAGCCTGCAAAGTATTAATCGACGCCAGTTTATGGGTATGGCCGCTGCCGTTGGTGTGAGTGCGATGTTGCCATTTCCAAGCTTTGCCAAAACACGTTCAGACAATATCTTTGTTTGGATCTCACTGCGTGGCGCGATGGATGGGTTAAACGTTGTGGTGCCTCATGCTGATCCTGATTACGCAGATCTAAGACCGAATATCGGTTTGAAGCCCGATCAGCTATTGAAGCTAGACAGTTTCTTTGGGTTACACCCTTCGCTTAAAAGTTGCCATCAATGGTATGAAAATAAAGAACTTAGCTTTGTTCACGCGTGCTCAACCGCTTATCGTGAGCGTTCTCATTTTGATGGACAAAAGATATTAGAAAACGGCACTTCCGACCCTTTTAATACAGAAGGGTGGCTTAACCGTTTGCTCACGCTGAGCTCCGAACAATACGATGGAATCGCAATTGACTCAGGCCTGCCGCTCATCATGCAGGGTGAATCTACCGTGGCAAGTTGGTATCCAAACCGCTTAAAAACACGTGATAAACAAACAGAGCTACTTGAAGAACTCTTCCAAAGTGACCAGATGCTATCAGCTAACTTTGAAAGCGTCATGAAAATCGATGAGTTGGTGGGTGACCAAGGCGTTGGTAAACAATTTAAGTCATTGATGAGTAAAACTGGCGACATCTTATCTGCTGATAACGGGCCAAACATCGCAGCATTAGAACTCGGTGGTTGGGATACCCATGCAAATCAAGGCAGCGTTAACGGTAGGTTGAGTAATCAACTTAAAACTTTGGATGCAGGGTTAGCGGCTCTGAAGGAATCGTTAGGGTCACGCTGGAATAACACGGTGATCATCGCCGCCAGTGAGTTTGGTCGAACAGCTAAGGAAAACGGCACAAAAGGCACCGATCATGGCACTGGTAACGTCATGTTGGTTGCTGGTGGGGCAATGGCTAACAAGGATTCAAGCATATCGAGTTCAAGCGAATCTGGAGGCCGAGTTATCGCAAACTGGCCGGGATTAAGCCAAGGGAATCTGTACCAAGGGCGAGATCTCAAACCAACCACCGACATGCGAGGCGTAATCAAAGGCGTGTTGAATCAGCATCTGTCGATAGAAGAAAAGCAACTCGACACCATCTTCCCTGATAGTGAAATGGTAAAGCCACTGGAAATCATTTAG
- a CDS encoding LysR substrate-binding domain-containing protein, with amino-acid sequence MRHLKAFHVFHVAAHSTSYSEAAEKLNITHGAVSKQIKVLENHLSQTLFYKQGRNVCLTKEGELLRGYTEQAFQALGTGVQKLNQLNNHALEVSCEPTLTMRWLMPRLGDFYAESGIDVRLSTAGGAVNLDATGLDMAIRRDDFKLTESYEQIPLVEEWVGPVCSPDYWQQVKDNLGDVKLLHSTTRPDAWSDWGAITEDTVNSGELSKAAANQTFAHFYFCFQAAVDGLGIALGSYPLIADDIERGNLIAPFGFVPSGHQYMLLTQDSNQDESGNSFVAWLKSELSQCIPVIKNK; translated from the coding sequence ATGAGGCATCTTAAAGCATTTCATGTTTTCCATGTCGCAGCTCACTCTACGAGTTACAGTGAAGCGGCAGAAAAACTCAACATTACCCATGGTGCGGTGAGCAAACAGATCAAGGTTCTGGAAAACCATCTGTCTCAAACTCTGTTTTATAAGCAGGGTCGTAATGTGTGTTTGACCAAAGAAGGTGAGTTACTCAGAGGTTACACAGAGCAAGCGTTTCAGGCGTTGGGTACAGGCGTCCAAAAGCTCAACCAACTCAACAACCATGCACTTGAGGTGTCGTGCGAGCCAACATTAACTATGCGTTGGTTGATGCCACGTTTAGGGGATTTTTACGCTGAGTCGGGCATTGATGTTCGTTTGTCTACAGCTGGTGGGGCAGTGAATTTAGATGCGACTGGCCTCGATATGGCGATTCGCCGAGATGACTTTAAATTAACCGAAAGTTACGAACAGATACCGTTAGTCGAAGAGTGGGTAGGCCCTGTGTGTTCCCCGGATTACTGGCAACAGGTAAAAGATAACTTAGGTGATGTGAAATTACTGCACAGTACCACGCGACCTGATGCTTGGAGTGATTGGGGAGCCATCACTGAAGACACAGTTAATAGCGGAGAGCTGTCAAAAGCTGCTGCGAACCAAACATTTGCACACTTCTATTTTTGCTTTCAGGCGGCTGTCGACGGGTTAGGCATAGCGCTTGGGTCTTATCCACTTATCGCCGATGATATTGAAAGAGGTAACTTGATCGCGCCGTTTGGATTTGTACCTTCTGGCCATCAGTACATGTTGCTCACGCAAGATAGCAATCAGGACGAGTCAGGTAATTCTTTCGTAGCTTGGTTGAAGAGCGAGTTGTCGCAGTGTATTCCAGTTATTAAAAACAAATAG